The following are encoded in a window of Leptodactylus fuscus isolate aLepFus1 chromosome 9, aLepFus1.hap2, whole genome shotgun sequence genomic DNA:
- the LOC142218203 gene encoding protein kinase C theta type-like, producing MAKTQPYIAALRERQILQKTQDSPFICHLYAAHQSQDGYYFITEYLSGGSLEDLIGMCGSLNTDNVRFYTAEIACGLQFLHGHNIIHRDIKPGNIMLDGNGHIRIIDLGIARDGVTSSRKIRGFAGTRRYMAPEVLLGLVYDAAVDWWSLGIVVSRMATGSSPFDFYRNVTRDEPEIPTWLDAQLQDLLIQLLQKDPEKRLGVNNNIRDHPFFNIICWEELEMRRTKPPFTPSKAKLQNEDLPWPKDQTLHHVAEFDYMSASWRDLSCLQHPLRPS from the exons ATGGCTAAGACACAGCCCTACATAGCAGCTTTACGAGAGCGGCAGATACTCCAGAAGACCCAAGACTCTCCATTCATCTGTCATCTATATGCCGCACACCAGTCCCAGGATGGATACTATTTCATCACGGAGTATCTGTCCGGTGGCAGCCTGGAGGATTTAATCGGAATGTGCGGCAGTCTGAACACCGACAACGTGAG ATTCTACACAGCAGAAATTGCATGCGGCCTCCAGTTTCTCCACGGACACAACATCATCCACAG AGACATAAAGCCAGGAAACATCATGCTGGACGGGAATGGCCACATCCGCATAATCGACCTGGGGATTGCCCGCGATGGTGTCACCTCATCCCGTAAGATCCGTGGATTCGCGGGCACACGCCGTTACATGGCCCCTGAGGTGCTTCTCGGACTGGTATATGATgcagcagtggactggtggagcctGGGCATTGTTGTGTCCAGAATGGCAACAGGAAGCTCCCCATTTGACTTTTACCGCAACGTCACCAGAGATGAGCCAGAGATTCCAACTTGGCTGGATGCCCAACTACAAGATCTGCTCATACAACTGCTGCAGAAAGATCCCGAGAAGCGGCTGGGTGTGAATAACAACATAAGAGACCATCCCTTCTTCAACATCATCTGCTGGGAGGAACTGGAGATGCGGAGAACAAAGCCGCCATTTACACCTTCCAAAGCAAAACTGCAGAATGAAGACCTGCCGTGGCCGAAAGATCAGACCCTTCACCACGTGGCTGAATTTGACTACATGTCAGCAAGTTGGAGAGACCtcagctgcctgcaacatcctctcAGACCATCCTAA